Sequence from the Chloroflexota bacterium genome:
TCTTTGGCTTAACTTGTGTCTCTAGGTCAATTTTGAATCCCTCGAATAACCACTCCCATGAATCATTCTGAACCATAACTTTTGGGGAGCCCGCCCGGTTCAGGTTGTTTAGACTAGCTTCAGTCTATATCTACCTCTTCGGTTCATTCAGGTTGTCTAGAACCGATCTCTCCTATCTATGGTCGGGGTGGTCGGATTTGAACCGACGACCACCTGAACCCCATTCAGGTGCGCTACCAGGCTGCGCTACACCCCGATCCGGGCTGGCACTTCGTCAATATAGTAACACAAACCCAGCGGAGCGGGCAATAAAGAGGCGGTCACAATACATGCTCTCAGATTGGCTTCTTGAATTTCAGCTGTGGATTTCTTATTATGGCATTGTTTTATCGGTTACTGTATCATTTTGTTATCTCGGTTGATTGATAATGCACGATGTTATTGTTGTTGGCGGCGGACCAATCGGAAGTCACGTGGCCTGCCTTCTGGCAAGGCAAAAATGTGAGGTCATCGTCCTGGAGAAGAAGGGGAGGGTGGGCCATAAACAATGCTGCACCGGCATCATCGGGCAGGAGTGTGTCCGCGCTTTTGACATTGATGAGAGTGTCATCCTGCGAAAGGTGAAAAGTGCACGTTTGTTCTCACCGGCGGGAAAAACGCTTTACATAAGACGAACCGAGTATCAGGCCAGTGTTCTGGATAGAGCGGCATTTGACCTGGCGATGGCCCGGCAGGCGCAAGATGCGGGGGCGCAATACATATTTAACCGTACCGTGCATGACATTCGAATGACGAGGGAGGGTGTGGAGGTACATTGTGAAGGGGAAGAAAGAGGCCTAAGTGCAAAGGCGGTGGTCATTGCCAGCGGTTACGGTAGCCGATTGACTGAGAAGCTGGGGCTGGGAAAAATGACCGATTTTGTGGCCGGTGCTCAAGTGGAAGTAACCACAAAAGAGCAGGATGAGGTTGAGGTGTATTTTGGTCGGGAAACAGCACCCGGTTTCTTCGGCTGGCTCGTGCCGACGACTATGGGAAATGCCCGGGTTGGCCTGCTGTCGCGTCGTGCGCCGGAAAAATATTTGAAAAGACTGCTGGAATCGCTGGCAGCAGAAGGCAAGATAGTGCCCGGCGAATGGGCACCAGGTTATGGTGCCATACCGCTCAGGCCGCTGCGCCAAACGTATGGCGCAAGGATTCTGGTGGTGGGGGACGCTGCGGGGCAGGTCAAGCCGACCACCGGCGGCGGCATTTACTACGGCCTGCTCTGTGCCGACATCGCGGCCAATATATTGAGCAGGGCCCTGCAGCAGAATGATTTATCGGCGAAAAACCTTTCCCGGTATGAGCGGGAATGGAAACGCAAAATCGGTCGGGAGCTAATGATTGGCTACTGGGCGAGGAAACTCTCCGAGCGTTTAAGTGATCAGCAGATAAACCGTTTATTCGATGTGATTAAAAATAACCGCATTGATAAGGCACTACTTGAAGCCACAGACGTATCATTTGACTGGCACAGTCGGGCAATCGTGAAACTGCTCGGACGTGCGGTGGTAGCCAGAGTGCTCGGAGGCGTCAGGCTTCCCTCCCGAGGTGGCAAAGATATATAATAATTTGTCTGGGTGGTTTTATGACTGACCAAAGCGCACAAAACATTAGTCTGGAGGAAGCCGCTGGCCAGTTTCTGGCTGGACTGACATCCAAAGAAAGGGAAGTCAGCCAACCGGAGGTGTACAAGTTTGTCCGCTGGTTTGGACGGGAGCGGGCGTTAGTAAATCTCAACGCGCGGGAAGTGGCCAACTATGCGGAGCGATTGTCTTTATCTGATACTGATTACGGGCGAAAGCTTGACCAGTTGCGTGCCTTTCTGACGCATGCCAGAAAAGCAGGGTGGAGCAAGGCAAATCTGACCGTCCATCTCAAGGCAAAGAAGGTGAAGGCCAGCCCATCGCCGGGGACCTGGGGACTGCCTGAAGTGATTGAACTGACGCGTCAGGGATATGATGAGCTTGAAAACGAACTGAATGTGCTGAGGAACAAACGACCTGAGCTCATCGAGCAGATACGCCGGGCTGCCGCCGATAAGGATTTTAAGGAAAACGCGCCTCTGGCTGCAGCGAGGGAGCAGCGCGGGTATCTGGAGGGGCGGATTAAAGAACTGGAAGAAACGCTCAAGTTGGCCAAGGTTATCGAAGAGCAGCCAAAGGAAGGTCCCAAGATAAACATTGGCGACCGACTTATCCTGCAGGACCTGGCTTCCAGCGAAGAGCTAAGCTGCCAGATTGTCAATCCAAGAGAGGTGAACCCGGCGCAGGGTAAAATCTCCAGTGCTTCCCCACTGGGCAGCGCACTTGTCGGGCGGAGTGAAGGAGAGACGGTTGAGGTTGCGGTGCCCGCGGGCAGGCTGCGCTACCAGGTCAAACAGATTGAACGCTAGGCAGGCGAGTTATCCCGCTGATTCATCTGTGTTATAATTTAATATCGGTGGGGATATAGCTCAGCTGGGAGAGCGCTGCGTTCGCATCGCAGAGGCCGGGGGTTCGAATCCCCCTATCTCCACCATGGTGGACGGAATAAAGAACCCCCATCTTTTCTTCAGACTTGTCATCAGGCGGGAGCGGCATTGTATAACTGAGCAACACATCATTACCCGTCACCTCCACCTCTTTAACGTCAAGCCCAAGCTTGCCCGTTTCCAGTGCATCGTATGATCTCTCCAGGCGGCTATTTGTGCCAGCAATTTCACCTGAGAGCACATCCAATTCTTGCAGGTAACTCCCAGCAGTACTATATCAAGCTGCGTCTAATGGCTTGGTCTTGCGTTAAGCCACTAATACCTATAATTTTCCTCTTACCAGCGATACCTTTTTCAATAGTCAGGTTGCTCTTACTCACTTCCAAAATATCGCTGAGGAATTTGATTAACTCCTGATTAGCTTTACCCTTTATTGGAGGTGCAGCAATTCTTACATACAGCACCCCGTCTTTGAAGCCTAACACCTGGTTCTGACCAGCATTAGGCTGAACCCGAACCACGATTCTTGTTTGTACTCCCTCCGCCATAATATTGCTTATTCTATCATGTGGCGATGACACATACCATCTTATTGTTGAATAGCTACCAACAATGAAGATTAGCATTGCGCCATAAAGCTACGCCTTGCGCCTTACGCTTTTCATCATTAGAATAGAGAAGTCGAGCTAGGTGGCTAGTTTGAAAGCCAGACTAAGAGTTCTTTGTTCTGTCCATGTAGCTCCACCAAATTTTTTAATCATCAATCTTAGATTCATGTCATGTCTGCATATTAACGGAACAAAGCTCTTTTATGAATGCACGGGTGCCGATAGCCCGCCGCTAGTGTTTGTGCACGGCTTTGCCTGCGGCCATGATGACTGGGGAGAAAAGGTGGAGGTTCTGGAGCCGGCAGAATTGCGAGAGGAAGTGAAAGAAACAGCAAAGGCGATGGTGGAAGTTTACCAGAAAAAGTAGAGATTTTGACACAGGGGTGTCAAAGAGGTGGGGGAAAATAACAGGAGAAGGATTAGATGCCTCATAATATTTTTGAAATTCTGTCA
This genomic interval carries:
- a CDS encoding DUF167 domain-containing protein, producing the protein MAEGVQTRIVVRVQPNAGQNQVLGFKDGVLYVRIAAPPIKGKANQELIKFLSDILEVSKSNLTIEKGIAGKRKIIGISGLTQDQAIRRSLI
- a CDS encoding transcription elongation factor GreA, which gives rise to MTDQSAQNISLEEAAGQFLAGLTSKEREVSQPEVYKFVRWFGRERALVNLNAREVANYAERLSLSDTDYGRKLDQLRAFLTHARKAGWSKANLTVHLKAKKVKASPSPGTWGLPEVIELTRQGYDELENELNVLRNKRPELIEQIRRAAADKDFKENAPLAAAREQRGYLEGRIKELEETLKLAKVIEEQPKEGPKINIGDRLILQDLASSEELSCQIVNPREVNPAQGKISSASPLGSALVGRSEGETVEVAVPAGRLRYQVKQIER
- a CDS encoding NAD(P)/FAD-dependent oxidoreductase, coding for MHDVIVVGGGPIGSHVACLLARQKCEVIVLEKKGRVGHKQCCTGIIGQECVRAFDIDESVILRKVKSARLFSPAGKTLYIRRTEYQASVLDRAAFDLAMARQAQDAGAQYIFNRTVHDIRMTREGVEVHCEGEERGLSAKAVVIASGYGSRLTEKLGLGKMTDFVAGAQVEVTTKEQDEVEVYFGRETAPGFFGWLVPTTMGNARVGLLSRRAPEKYLKRLLESLAAEGKIVPGEWAPGYGAIPLRPLRQTYGARILVVGDAAGQVKPTTGGGIYYGLLCADIAANILSRALQQNDLSAKNLSRYEREWKRKIGRELMIGYWARKLSERLSDQQINRLFDVIKNNRIDKALLEATDVSFDWHSRAIVKLLGRAVVARVLGGVRLPSRGGKDI